One window of the Corticium candelabrum chromosome 7, ooCorCand1.1, whole genome shotgun sequence genome contains the following:
- the LOC134182698 gene encoding uncharacterized protein LOC134182698, translating into MKDASQLYVEEAMAASRPVIAAGGPFLIGAGNYCLRCTCTTTSQPPSKHGNTGRQLENTDEDKEQPEEQQQPEQTGNRSIENARLEAGYKRTVDKVETTDVEFKFFIEVPRRRETSLKCLDRDPDDDCDPMEDPDFGFYIYCKVDDTKLYLCADSTDESKVCLVTSVPYPNAYARFYVEFPSTRRLAPVSRWEKDSLHVLRKTAYMKRRQYLVIDAKTRQLSFTSGEELDRNQRVRCQFAVANCTWQCEEQREEN; encoded by the exons ATGAAAGATGCGTCTCAGTTGTACGTGGAGGAAGCGATGGCTGCGTCACGCCCAGTAATCGCTGCAG GCGGACCATTTTTGATCGGAGCTGGCAACTACTGTCtgagatgtacatgtactacaacATCGCAACCTCCAAGCAAGCATGGCAACACGGGAAGGCAACTTGAAAACACCGATGAAGACAAAGAGCAACCcgaagaacaacaacaaccagaaCAAACGGGCAACAGAAGCATCGAGAACGCAAGACTAGAAGCAGGCTACAAACGCACTGTCGACAAGGTCGAAACGACAGACGTCGAGTTCAAATTTTTTATCGAAGTCCCACGGCGTCGCGAGACCAGTTTGAAATGTCTCGACCGCGATCCAGACGATGACTGCGATCCTATGGAAGATCCAGACTTCGGATTTTACATCTACTGCAAAGTAGACGACACCAAGTTATACTTGTGCGCAGACTCGACAGACGAGAGCAAGGTTTGTCTTGTCACCAGCGTTCCTTATCCCAACGCTTACGCTCGATTCTACGTGGAGTTTCCGAGTACCCGCCGTTTGGCACCCGTTTCTCGTTGGGAAAAGGATTCGTTGCACGTGTTGAGAAAGACTGCGTACATGAAACGACGTCAGTATCTTGTCATTGATGCAAAGACTAGACAGCTGTCGTTTACCTCTGGAGAAGAACTTGATCGTAATCAGAGAGTGAGGTGTCAGTTTGCTGTTGCCAATTGCACATGGCAATGTGAAGAGCAACGTGAAGAGAATTGA